One genomic region from Pyxicephalus adspersus chromosome 1, UCB_Pads_2.0, whole genome shotgun sequence encodes:
- the CREBZF gene encoding CREB/ATF bZIP transcription factor, with product MRRRQRERAQPANTTPRKRKNRSVEGSEEEGLISDLGELLRAEEAASAWWKDDLDRPTDDSLAELLQELAACEEGEAALGHQAFQLAEATSAPPNMAPAANQRAARGGNKNAVAARLNRLRKKEYVSGLEGKVARLSEDNLRLERENRGLGARVRQLEEETRYLRAVLANDSALSNLLGRLTGLGGVKLSTSLYSEMDKEPREHDYALPAEERETPSGGGVCLHVDQNKVSVEFCPACARSAATTTKIFSFR from the exons ATGAGACGACGGCAAAGAGAACGTGCCCAGCCAGCAAACACTACACCCCGTAAGAGGAAAAACCGGAGCGTGGAGGGCTCAGAGGAGGAGGGCCTGATTTCCGACCTGGGTGAGCTGCTACGTGCGGAGGAGGCTGCGTCGGCCTGGTGGAAAGACGACCTTGACCGTCCCACAGATGACTCCCTAGCCGAACTTTTGCAGGAGCTGGCCGCCTGCGAAGAAGGAGAAGCCGCACTAGGCCACCAGGCCTTTCAGCTCGCGGAAGCTACTTCCGCCCCTCCAAATATGGCGCCCGCAGCCAACCAGAGGGCGGCCCGGGGCGGCAATAAGAACGCAGTGGCAGCGCGCCTGAACCGGTTACGTAAGAAGGAATACGTGAGCGGCCTGGAGGGGAAAGTAGCGCGCCTATCCGAGGACAACCTACGGCTAGAGCGGGAAAACCGAGGCCTGGGAGCGCGCGTGCGCCAGCTGGAGGAGGAGACTCGTTACCTTAGAGCTGTGCTGGCCAATGACAGCGCTTTGTCTAACCTTCTGGGTCGCTTAACCGGGCTGGGCGGAGTCAAGTTGTCGACGTCACTTTACAGCGAGATGGATAAGGAGCCGCGCGAGCACGACTACGCCTTACCTGCAGAAGAGCGAGAGACCCCTAGCGGTGGAGGAGTGTGTTTACACGTAGACCAAAACAAGGTGTCAGTGGAGTTCTGTCCTGCATGTGCAAGGAGTGCAGCAACTACAACCAAAAT TTTCTCTTTTAGGTGA